Genomic DNA from Lutibacter sp. A80:
ATTAAAACAAGGTCTTAAAAACTGGAAATTACATATTTTAATACAAGCATCTACCTTTTTGTTATTTCCTTTATTAGTGTTACTATTTCAACCATTTATTCAAAATGAAGAACAAAAAATTATATGGTTGGCATTTTTTTTCTTGGCTGCACTTCCTTCAACCGTATCTTCATCTGTAGTTATGGTTTCAATAGCAAAAGGTAATATTCCAGCTGCAATTTTTAATGCTAGTATTTCTGGAATTATAGGTGTAGCTCTTACGCCTTTATGGATGGGATTATTTGTTCAAAATACGCAAACAGATTTTAATTTTATAGATATTTACATAAAGCTTATTGTACAAATAATACTTCCAGTAGTTTTTGGATTGCTTTTACAACGTTTCTTCGGAAAATATGCCCAAAAATATACCAAGCAATTAACGTTGTTCGATAAATCAGTAATACTATTAATTATTTACAAAAGTTTTGCAAACTCATTTAATGATAATATTTTTAGCACTGTATCTATATTAGATTTATTGTTACTTTTTATTACCGTTTTAGCTTTGTTTGCTATGCTATTTTATTTAACAAGTTTTTTAGCAAAAAAGATGAAATTCAATATTGAAGATCAAATTACCGCTCAATTTTGTGGGACTAAAAAATCCTTGGTACACGGAACCGTATTTTCTAAAATAATATTTGGACATATGTCTTCAATCGGTATTATTTTATTACCTCTAATGTTATACCATGCCATACAATTACTAATAATTAGCATTGTTGCTTCAAAAATGGGACTTAAAAATAGAACAGCATAAACCAATTAATATTTAGTAAATTTTCTAAACTAAATAAAGATTAAAAAAGCGGCCTAAATTATACATAAAAAAGATTTAATAGTCTCAATATTATTAAATAGTTAATTATTATATTATCAGCCTTTTAGACACAACAAATGTGCTTATATTTTTTGTTAATAAAATTTTCTTCATTATATTTATTGCTTCAAAAACCGAAATATGAACCAATATCTATTTTTTTTAAATGAAAGCCCACAAAAACATTAAAGAAAATTCACATTCTTGCATTAAAGAATTTGCATTAAAAAATTATAAAACTTACGTAACACATTTTAAAAGCAGAAATTTACAACCACCAATGCCATTTCAAGATTTCTTGAAAAATTATACTTCTCAAGAAAACTAATTTTTTAGTTTTTTCTTAATCTCACTTAAACTTAAATTCTACTTTGGTAGGTATATAAGTCATAGTAGCGCCCTTTTTTGGCGAGTAATTCATCGTGTTTTCCACACTCAACAATTTCACCTTCTTCAATAACTAAAATTTGATCGGCTTTTTGTATAGTACTTAACCTATGTGCAATTACAAATGTTGTTCTATCTTGCATTAAAGTTTGTAAACTTTTTTGAATAAAAGATTCGCTTTCTGTATCTAAATTTGAAGTTGCTTCATCTAAAATTATAACTTTCGGATTTGCCAAAATAGCTCTAGCAATAGAAATTCGTTGACGTTGCCCACCAGATAATTTTACACCTCTTTCACCAATAACAGTATTTAAACCATCATCAAATCTATCGGTAAATTCGTTAACATAAGCGCCTTCAACCGCTTCTAAAACTTGTGCTTCTGTAGCATCTGGCCTTGGAAACAAAACATTTTCTCTAATAGTACCTTCATATAAAAAATCGTCTTGCAACACAACTCCTAGCCTACTTCTAAAGCTATTTAAATTTACTTTAGACATATCTACACCATCAACAGTAATAATTCCTTTTGAAGGATTTAAAAATGAAGCTGCCAAACTAGCAATTGTAGATTTACCAGAACCCGAAGAACCTACCAAAGCAGTAACACTTCCTTTTGGTGCTTTAAATGAAATATTGTGTAGCACTTCTTTTCCTTTTTCATAACTGAAAGAGACATTATAAAACTCGATATCACCATCAATTTTACCTAAAACTTCTGTTCTAATCTCTGGATCATCTTCTTCTGTCATATTCATTAATTCTTCCGTTCTATCTAAGCCAGCCATTGCTTCTGTAAGCTGACTTCCAATATTACTCATTTGGACAATTGGAGCTATTAGAAAGCCTAAAAACAAGGTAAAAGACACAAATTCACCATAAGTCATTGTATTATTCATTATAAAATAACCACCAATTCCCATAATACCTGCGGAAGCCAAACCTAATAAAAAGGTTGAAGAACTCGTCATAAGTGCCGTTGCAGTTAAACTTTTTTTCACATTTAAAAACAATTTTTCCACACCAGCTTCAAAGGTTCTATTTTCTTGAGTTTCTGCATTAAAACCTTTAATTACACGAACACCATTTAAAGTTTCTGTCAATCTACCTGTAACCTCTGCA
This window encodes:
- a CDS encoding bile acid:sodium symporter family protein — translated: MKVKIDRFVLAIIVVICLAYIFPQWGIPESKIPIDTISSVGISLIFFFYGLKLSPTKLKQGLKNWKLHILIQASTFLLFPLLVLLFQPFIQNEEQKIIWLAFFFLAALPSTVSSSVVMVSIAKGNIPAAIFNASISGIIGVALTPLWMGLFVQNTQTDFNFIDIYIKLIVQIILPVVFGLLLQRFFGKYAQKYTKQLTLFDKSVILLIIYKSFANSFNDNIFSTVSILDLLLLFITVLALFAMLFYLTSFLAKKMKFNIEDQITAQFCGTKKSLVHGTVFSKIIFGHMSSIGIILLPLMLYHAIQLLIISIVASKMGLKNRTA
- a CDS encoding ABC transporter ATP-binding protein, translating into MSKKNVSFWWAFKEFIWPRKKIISIGLFLIMAKSLSSLVLPYASKNLIDDVIPSQDMRALTTLIIIVCTAILIQAITSFSLTRLLSVEAQHLISLLRAKVQKKLLTLPISFFDNNKSGALVSRVMTDVEGVRNLVGTGLVQLVGGSITSVISLIILIKINALMTLFVLVPVVIFAVVALKAFGYIRPIFRARGKINAEVTGRLTETLNGVRVIKGFNAETQENRTFEAGVEKLFLNVKKSLTATALMTSSSTFLLGLASAGIMGIGGYFIMNNTMTYGEFVSFTLFLGFLIAPIVQMSNIGSQLTEAMAGLDRTEELMNMTEEDDPEIRTEVLGKIDGDIEFYNVSFSYEKGKEVLHNISFKAPKGSVTALVGSSGSGKSTIASLAASFLNPSKGIITVDGVDMSKVNLNSFRSRLGVVLQDDFLYEGTIRENVLFPRPDATEAQVLEAVEGAYVNEFTDRFDDGLNTVIGERGVKLSGGQRQRISIARAILANPKVIILDEATSNLDTESESFIQKSLQTLMQDRTTFVIAHRLSTIQKADQILVIEEGEIVECGKHDELLAKKGRYYDLYTYQSRI